One region of Salinibacterium sp. TMP30 genomic DNA includes:
- a CDS encoding glycosyltransferase → MTTYLLAGGGTAGHVNPLLAVAERIRVREPESHVLVLGTEEGLEARLVPERGFELLTIDKLPFPRRPNRAALKFPRRLRDTIDHVAELITDRGVDVVVGFGGYVAAPAYLGARKARVPFVIHEANSRPGIANRLGSFFTSFVGTAFDRTPIRGGVVVGMPLRAEIETLDRFAARVEADGFFGLDPKKPTLLVTGGSSGAKRINDTVAGSVTRILGAGWQVLHITGEYREVVEDPQLSGYVVVKYCNRMELALAAADLAIARAGTSTVAELTGLGIPAIYVPYPVGNGEQKFNTRTAVDAGAAVVVSDAQFTGQWVSSELVPMLRKRAVIADMAARASTIGSLDGTDRMLELVDRALGRDLPLTS, encoded by the coding sequence ATGACAACGTATTTGCTTGCTGGCGGCGGAACAGCCGGTCATGTGAACCCCCTGCTTGCTGTTGCCGAGCGAATTCGCGTGCGAGAGCCAGAGTCGCACGTGCTTGTGCTCGGCACTGAAGAAGGTCTCGAGGCGCGACTTGTTCCGGAGCGTGGTTTCGAACTGCTGACGATCGACAAACTCCCGTTTCCGAGGCGCCCCAATCGTGCGGCGCTGAAGTTTCCGCGTCGCCTCCGTGACACTATCGACCATGTAGCTGAGCTCATCACCGACCGCGGTGTGGATGTCGTAGTCGGTTTCGGCGGTTATGTTGCGGCTCCGGCGTATCTTGGCGCGCGCAAGGCACGTGTGCCTTTCGTGATTCACGAGGCGAACAGTCGTCCAGGAATTGCCAATCGTCTGGGGTCGTTCTTTACGTCATTTGTTGGTACAGCCTTTGACCGCACGCCCATTCGTGGTGGCGTCGTTGTCGGGATGCCTCTCCGGGCCGAGATCGAAACTCTGGACCGGTTTGCCGCTCGCGTCGAGGCGGACGGTTTTTTTGGGCTCGACCCCAAGAAGCCCACCCTTCTCGTGACCGGTGGGTCGTCGGGAGCAAAGCGCATCAATGACACTGTTGCGGGTTCGGTGACACGTATTTTGGGCGCAGGCTGGCAGGTTCTTCACATCACGGGCGAGTACCGCGAGGTGGTCGAGGATCCTCAACTATCGGGCTACGTCGTCGTGAAGTATTGCAACCGCATGGAGCTTGCTTTGGCGGCGGCAGACTTGGCGATCGCTCGTGCAGGAACATCAACGGTTGCTGAACTCACTGGGCTCGGTATCCCCGCCATTTATGTTCCCTATCCCGTCGGCAATGGTGAGCAAAAATTTAACACGCGCACCGCCGTTGATGCTGGTGCAGCGGTGGTGGTTTCTGACGCGCAGTTCACCGGTCAATGGGTGAGCAGCGAGCTTGTGCCGATGCTGCGCAAACGTGCGGTTATCGCCGACATGGCAGCGCGCGCATCGACCATTGGCTCGCTTGACGGAACCGATCGGATGCTCGAGCTCGTCGATCGGGCTCTCGGCCGCGATCTACCATTGACATCATGA
- the ftsW gene encoding putative lipid II flippase FtsW: MPVKRIFSAQSSNFFLLLGTTLFLVIFGLVMVLSSSSVESFAEDQGFFGRFLRQGMFAVIGVPLMLIASRAPVGFWKKWAWPGLLLGGVLQLLVFIPGIGYGYGGNQNWIHFGSFTAQPSEFVKVAVIVWVAVVLSTKQDLLSDWRHVLLPVAPVAGAAIGFVLIGNDLGTASIMLLIVFACLYFAGVRLRFLAVGVLAVAVGALLFAGTSSSRSSRIGVWINGCTELDYQDSCWQIDHAYWALAGGGIFGKGLGNSVAKRGWLPHADNDYIFAIIGEELGLIGAIVVLLLFVVLAIAFIRIIRSTNDGFVRIATAGVMVWTVGQAFVNFAVVLGVLPVLGVPLPLISTGGSALIATLLAIGIVLSFARAGNRPERRTTTPAAPPTQSAADRSRMLAANRARGRQ, encoded by the coding sequence GTGCCCGTAAAACGGATATTCTCGGCACAATCGAGCAACTTCTTTCTGCTGTTAGGCACCACACTTTTCCTGGTTATCTTTGGGCTCGTAATGGTGCTCTCATCGTCATCGGTGGAATCTTTCGCTGAAGACCAAGGGTTCTTCGGACGGTTCTTGCGACAGGGTATGTTTGCCGTAATTGGTGTCCCGCTCATGCTCATTGCTTCGCGCGCGCCCGTGGGCTTTTGGAAGAAATGGGCGTGGCCAGGACTGCTCTTAGGTGGAGTTCTTCAACTACTCGTTTTCATTCCTGGCATCGGCTACGGCTACGGCGGAAACCAGAACTGGATCCATTTCGGTTCCTTTACCGCTCAGCCGTCTGAGTTTGTCAAGGTCGCAGTGATCGTCTGGGTAGCTGTGGTCCTGTCAACGAAACAGGATCTGCTTTCCGACTGGCGGCATGTACTGCTGCCTGTCGCTCCGGTAGCCGGCGCTGCCATTGGCTTCGTGCTCATTGGAAACGACTTGGGCACAGCATCCATCATGCTCCTCATCGTTTTCGCGTGCTTGTACTTCGCGGGGGTGCGACTGCGTTTTCTCGCGGTTGGCGTTCTGGCTGTGGCAGTGGGTGCGCTGCTGTTTGCGGGTACTAGCAGTTCTCGGAGTTCTCGCATCGGCGTCTGGATCAATGGATGCACCGAGCTCGACTATCAAGATTCGTGCTGGCAAATCGACCATGCGTATTGGGCTTTGGCTGGAGGCGGCATTTTTGGAAAAGGCCTTGGCAACTCGGTAGCAAAGCGCGGGTGGCTTCCCCACGCTGACAATGACTACATTTTCGCCATTATTGGCGAAGAACTTGGGCTCATCGGCGCGATCGTCGTCCTCTTGCTGTTCGTAGTCTTAGCGATCGCCTTCATTCGCATCATCCGCTCAACGAACGACGGCTTTGTGCGGATCGCCACTGCTGGCGTTATGGTTTGGACTGTCGGCCAAGCCTTCGTAAACTTCGCTGTGGTGTTGGGAGTGCTTCCCGTTCTCGGGGTTCCGTTGCCGCTGATCTCGACGGGTGGCTCCGCACTAATCGCGACGCTTCTCGCCATCGGTATCGTGTTGTCGTTTGCGAGAGCGGGAAACAGGCCTGAGCGTCGAACCACGACACCAGCGGCACCACCAACGCAGTCTGCTGCCGATCGCTCGCGCATGCTTGCAGCTAACCGAGCACGAGGGCGTCAATGA